Proteins from a genomic interval of Amycolatopsis sp. cg13:
- the folE gene encoding GTP cyclohydrolase I FolE has product MTSTTEQTSGKDGIRPVFDQDRAERAVRELLLACGEDPDRDGLQDTPARVARAYREMFAGLYTDPDEVLAKTFDESHEELVLVTDIPMYSTCEHHLLAFHGVAHVGYIPNGEGKVTGLSKLARLVDLYAKRPQVQERLTSQIADALVRRLEPRGVIVVVEAEHLCMSVRGIRKPGSRTTTSAVRGMLRSSATSRAEAIELIRGRR; this is encoded by the coding sequence GTGACGTCGACGACGGAACAGACAAGCGGTAAAGACGGCATCCGCCCGGTCTTCGATCAGGACCGGGCGGAGCGCGCCGTTCGCGAGCTGCTGCTCGCCTGCGGCGAAGACCCGGATCGGGACGGTCTCCAGGACACCCCGGCCCGGGTCGCTCGTGCTTACCGGGAGATGTTCGCCGGCCTCTACACCGATCCGGACGAGGTGCTGGCGAAGACGTTCGACGAATCGCACGAGGAGCTCGTGCTCGTCACGGACATCCCGATGTATTCGACCTGTGAACATCATCTGCTGGCCTTCCACGGCGTAGCCCACGTCGGCTACATCCCGAACGGCGAGGGCAAGGTCACCGGCCTGTCGAAGCTGGCTCGGCTCGTCGACCTGTATGCCAAGCGTCCGCAGGTGCAGGAGCGGCTCACCTCGCAGATCGCCGACGCGCTCGTGCGGAGGCTGGAGCCGCGCGGGGTGATCGTGGTCGTCGAGGCGGAGCATCTGTGCATGTCGGTGCGCGGGATCCGCAAGCCCGGTTCGCGCACCACCACGTCGGCGGTGCGCGGGATGCTGCGGTCGTCGGCGACGTCGCGCGCCGAGGCGATCGAGCTGATCCGGGGGCGCCGGTGA
- the hpt gene encoding hypoxanthine phosphoribosyltransferase, translating into MYEGEIASVLITEQQIKDKIAELAAKIAADHPENGQGDLLLVGVLKGAVMFMTDFARALPVPTQLEFMAVSSYGSSTSSSGVVRILKDLDRDIAGRDVLIVEDIVDSGLTLSWLLKNLASRNPASLEVVSLLRKPEAVKVEVPVKYIGFDIPNEFVVGYGLDYAERYRDLPYIGTLDPHVYTSG; encoded by the coding sequence GTGTACGAGGGCGAGATCGCCTCCGTGCTCATCACCGAGCAGCAGATCAAAGACAAGATCGCGGAGCTGGCGGCGAAGATCGCCGCGGACCACCCGGAAAACGGCCAGGGCGACCTCCTCCTGGTCGGCGTCCTCAAGGGCGCCGTCATGTTCATGACCGACTTCGCGCGGGCGCTTCCGGTGCCGACGCAGCTGGAGTTCATGGCCGTGTCGTCCTACGGGTCGTCGACCTCGTCGTCGGGGGTGGTGCGGATCTTGAAGGACCTCGACCGCGACATCGCCGGCCGCGACGTCCTGATCGTCGAGGACATCGTCGACTCCGGGCTCACCCTGTCCTGGCTGCTGAAGAACCTGGCGAGCCGCAACCCGGCCTCGCTCGAGGTCGTCTCGCTGCTGCGCAAGCCGGAAGCCGTGAAGGTCGAGGTGCCGGTGAAGTACATCGGCTTCGACATCCCCAACGAGTTCGTCGTCGGCTACGGCCTCGACTACGCCGAGCGCTACCGCGACCTGCCCTACATCGGCACGCTCGATCCGCACGTCTACACGTCCGGTTAG
- the dacB gene encoding D-alanyl-D-alanine carboxypeptidase/D-alanyl-D-alanine-endopeptidase, translating into MPENDQPRWPTGDEDTSSQADRATSRLPLPKRDAGATAQLSVPNVTPGDGPGSWFRPNVPPEEVPGLNAPSDAPVAPPEPPRSNLADRMSGTSVPTPSGRAEEPKPQAPWVPVEGPTRFVAGVPRPGDNAGRPDAEATVQSSTVESAEGAAEKTFQVSQQQRKPSAEGAAEQTVRAQPNASPGQQQDSSPAWQAARKPGNSLFEPAGSGSSGDGQGWNPFQSGQPGQSDQPASGEPAGKPGQFAAFRDETPGTGDNSQGWAAFRPIVARDEQGEEPPKEGWGAFRNDSGSGESGTAGQAQSSRGDIAAQQGRGGDDRTGYRGEAGGSGQAQSGRTGEESQANRTGFRGDSGPVPGSAAARLNPGQSGRAESQENWANQGQPGRAGNESRENWAADQGQPGRAGNESRENWAADQGQPSRAGNESRENWAASSNQGQPGRTADESRAGRNESGSEPWSQQIEIPVRPGLPEPQPGTVPPAGAGHVRPMRIDPAGGQFPAEATVGIPRPPEGFANQGPSEATVGIPAQAEGFAERPGPEQIPPRDAAEPPEPPAGAGPIPPQDDAPRPEGKKPRRKALILALVVLLLLAAAGGASAVPAVSNRLGLPWAPNAPKGSEPDPSDASLALHGPDTSAQGPSANGVASKLSGPAGAAALSQLSGSVIDPANGTVLWDHASNTPLTPASTTKILTVSAALLAMEPTKRISTKIVQGAQPGTVVIVGGGDPSLTALPVGTDSPLYPGAAHVDDLVNQVKKAGGNVTKVQLDASAFSGPNTAPGWEPGDAPSLYGAPIVPAMTDGGRGNPKVDETMRSGNPGTALTQLVADKLGASPAGAAKAPDGAKVLGEVQSAPLPDLAYALLQISDNVLADSLGRQVAMATGGEASFAGAAAAVKKVLADHGFDVNGLQLFDTSGLSNQNKVPARLLAQVLAAAAGPDGKDPNTPKLRPLLAGLPVAGSPEGTLHGRYHSDQTQGGRGWVRAKTGTLTGVNTLAGYVLDSDNRVLAFAFMSNGSEKNSGQAALDVLATALRGCGCK; encoded by the coding sequence GTGCCGGAAAACGACCAGCCGAGGTGGCCCACGGGCGACGAGGACACCTCGTCCCAGGCGGACCGGGCGACCTCCCGCCTCCCCCTGCCCAAGCGCGACGCGGGAGCCACCGCGCAGCTTTCCGTGCCGAACGTCACACCGGGAGACGGGCCGGGATCGTGGTTCCGGCCGAACGTCCCGCCCGAGGAGGTGCCCGGCCTCAACGCGCCCTCGGACGCTCCCGTCGCGCCGCCGGAACCGCCCCGGTCGAACCTCGCCGATCGGATGAGCGGCACGTCGGTGCCCACGCCGTCCGGCCGCGCTGAGGAGCCGAAACCGCAGGCGCCGTGGGTGCCGGTGGAAGGGCCGACCAGGTTCGTGGCCGGGGTGCCTCGGCCGGGGGACAACGCTGGTCGTCCGGACGCTGAGGCGACGGTGCAGTCGTCGACGGTCGAATCCGCGGAGGGGGCGGCGGAGAAGACCTTCCAGGTTTCGCAGCAGCAGCGGAAGCCGTCCGCGGAGGGGGCTGCGGAGCAAACGGTCCGTGCGCAGCCGAATGCTTCGCCTGGTCAGCAGCAGGATTCCTCGCCCGCTTGGCAGGCCGCGCGGAAGCCGGGGAACTCGCTGTTCGAGCCCGCTGGGTCTGGTTCTTCGGGCGACGGGCAGGGGTGGAATCCGTTCCAGTCCGGCCAGCCTGGTCAGTCCGATCAGCCTGCTTCCGGCGAGCCCGCGGGCAAGCCGGGGCAGTTCGCCGCGTTCCGGGACGAAACGCCGGGAACGGGCGACAACAGCCAGGGCTGGGCGGCGTTCCGGCCGATCGTCGCGCGGGACGAGCAGGGGGAGGAACCGCCCAAGGAGGGCTGGGGCGCCTTCCGCAACGACTCCGGCTCCGGCGAATCCGGCACCGCTGGTCAGGCTCAGTCCAGTCGGGGCGACATCGCTGCTCAGCAGGGTCGCGGCGGGGACGACCGGACTGGTTACCGGGGTGAAGCCGGTGGCTCCGGCCAGGCGCAGTCCGGCCGAACCGGCGAGGAATCGCAAGCGAACCGGACCGGCTTCCGTGGCGACTCCGGCCCGGTCCCGGGATCCGCCGCCGCCCGGCTCAACCCGGGCCAGTCCGGCCGAGCCGAATCCCAGGAAAACTGGGCCAACCAGGGGCAGCCTGGCCGAGCCGGGAACGAATCGCGGGAAAACTGGGCTGCCGACCAGGGGCAGCCCGGCCGTGCCGGGAACGAGTCGCGGGAAAACTGGGCTGCCGACCAGGGGCAGCCCAGCCGTGCCGGGAACGAGTCGCGGGAAAACTGGGCCGCCAGCTCCAACCAGGGGCAGCCCGGCCGCACCGCAGACGAGTCGCGGGCAGGCCGCAACGAATCCGGCTCCGAACCGTGGTCGCAGCAGATCGAAATCCCGGTCCGTCCCGGGCTGCCCGAACCGCAGCCCGGCACTGTCCCGCCCGCGGGCGCGGGGCACGTGCGGCCGATGCGGATCGATCCGGCCGGTGGCCAGTTCCCGGCTGAGGCGACCGTCGGGATCCCCCGGCCGCCCGAGGGCTTCGCGAACCAGGGGCCGTCGGAGGCGACCGTCGGCATTCCCGCGCAGGCCGAAGGCTTCGCGGAACGCCCAGGTCCGGAGCAGATTCCGCCGCGCGATGCCGCGGAACCCCCGGAGCCTCCCGCCGGGGCCGGGCCGATCCCGCCGCAGGACGACGCGCCTCGTCCCGAAGGGAAGAAGCCACGCCGGAAGGCGTTGATCCTGGCGCTCGTCGTGCTGCTTCTGCTGGCCGCCGCGGGTGGCGCGTCGGCCGTGCCCGCCGTGTCCAACCGGCTCGGGTTGCCGTGGGCGCCGAACGCGCCGAAGGGCAGCGAACCGGACCCGTCCGACGCCAGCCTCGCGCTGCACGGCCCGGACACCTCGGCGCAGGGACCGTCCGCGAACGGCGTCGCCTCGAAGCTGTCCGGTCCGGCCGGTGCGGCGGCGCTTTCCCAGCTCAGCGGCAGTGTGATCGATCCGGCCAACGGCACGGTGCTGTGGGACCACGCGTCGAACACGCCGCTGACCCCGGCGTCGACCACGAAGATCCTCACCGTCTCCGCCGCACTGCTCGCGATGGAGCCGACGAAGCGGATCTCCACCAAGATCGTCCAGGGCGCGCAGCCGGGCACGGTCGTCATCGTCGGCGGCGGCGACCCGTCGCTCACCGCGCTGCCGGTCGGCACCGATTCGCCGCTCTACCCGGGCGCGGCGCACGTCGACGACCTCGTCAACCAGGTCAAGAAGGCCGGCGGCAACGTCACGAAGGTCCAGCTCGACGCGAGCGCCTTCAGCGGCCCGAACACCGCGCCGGGCTGGGAGCCGGGCGACGCGCCGTCGCTGTACGGCGCTCCGATCGTCCCGGCCATGACCGACGGCGGACGCGGCAACCCGAAGGTCGACGAGACCATGCGCTCGGGCAACCCGGGGACCGCGCTCACCCAGCTCGTCGCGGACAAGCTCGGCGCGAGCCCGGCCGGTGCCGCCAAGGCTCCGGACGGTGCGAAGGTGCTCGGCGAAGTCCAGTCGGCTCCGCTGCCCGACCTCGCGTACGCGCTGCTGCAGATCTCCGACAACGTGCTCGCCGACTCGCTCGGCCGCCAGGTCGCGATGGCCACCGGCGGGGAAGCGTCGTTCGCCGGTGCCGCCGCCGCGGTGAAGAAGGTGTTGGCGGACCACGGTTTCGACGTCAACGGCCTTCAGCTGTTCGACACGAGCGGACTGTCCAATCAGAACAAGGTGCCCGCCAGGCTGCTGGCGCAGGTGCTCGCGGCGGCGGCCGGTCCGGACGGCAAGGACCCGAACACGCCGAAGCTGCGTCCGCTGCTGGCCGGTCTTCCGGTCGCGGGCAGCCCGGAAGGCACGCTGCACGGCCGGTATCACTCGGACCAGACCCAAGGGGGCAGGGGCTGGGTGCGGGCCAAGACCGGCACGCTCACCGGCGTCAACACCCTGGCGGGGTATGTGCTCGACAGCGACAACCGCGTGCTCGCCTTCGCGTTCATGTCCAACGGCTCGGAGAAGAACTCGGGACAGGCGGCGCTCGACGTGCTGGCGACGGCGTTGCGGGGCTGCGGCTGCAAGTAA
- the ftsH gene encoding ATP-dependent zinc metalloprotease FtsH, with translation MNRKSVLRNPLLWIVAGLLALFAYNTIFDSDRGYTQAPISTAMQQVKAGHVKEASLEDKEQQLKLLLTQPIDIDGQQADKVVAQFPGGATDDIYKELLGANVDNQANHPIKFSTKVTQQSLLTQILIFAIPLALVLGLLMWMMNNAQGGGNRVLNFGKSKAKQLNKDMPKTTFGDVAGADEAVEELYEIKDFLQNPARYQALGAKIPKGVLLYGPPGTGKTLLARAVAGEAGVPFYTISGSDFVEMFVGVGASRVRDLFEQAKQNAPCIIFVDEIDAVGRQRGAGLGGGHDEREQTLNQLLVEMDGFDARGGIILIAATNRPDILDPALLRPGRFDRQIPVSAPDLLGRKAILEVHAKGKPIAQGTDLTGLAKRTVGMSGADLANVLNEAALLTARENGHVITDVALEESVDRVVGGPARKSRIISEKEKKITAYHEGGHALAAWAMPDIEPVYKLTILPRGRTGGHALLVPEDDKQLMTRSEMIGRLVFAMGGRTAEELVFHEPTTGASSDIEQATKIARAMVTEYGMSARLGAVKYGQEQGDPFLGRSAGRQADYSLEVAHEIDEEVRKLIETAHTEAWHVLNTYRDVLDNLVMELLEKETLQRKDLERIFATVEKRPHITVFNEFGERTPSDKPPIKTPGELAMERGEPWPPPAPEKEKPALQPAPTPVGTAPGAGELPGGPPYQAPDPNANPYAPPANGGRPTGGPNGAGRWGQPYGGQQQPGGPAGGGYQPGGPGGAQSGPPNYGAPPGWTPATSPGGQQPWRPAEDRPREQGWFADGANGQQPDEGQHRRDVDDGTDKR, from the coding sequence ATGAACCGGAAGAGCGTGCTCAGGAACCCACTGCTGTGGATCGTCGCGGGGTTGCTGGCGTTGTTCGCCTACAACACGATCTTCGACAGCGATCGTGGCTACACCCAGGCTCCTATCTCCACGGCGATGCAGCAGGTCAAGGCCGGCCACGTCAAGGAAGCGAGCCTCGAGGACAAGGAGCAGCAGCTCAAACTGCTGCTCACGCAGCCGATCGACATCGACGGCCAGCAGGCCGACAAGGTCGTCGCGCAGTTCCCCGGCGGCGCGACCGACGACATCTACAAAGAGCTCCTCGGTGCGAACGTCGACAACCAGGCGAACCATCCGATCAAGTTCTCCACCAAGGTCACCCAGCAGAGCCTGCTGACCCAGATCCTGATCTTCGCGATCCCGCTGGCGCTGGTGCTCGGCCTGCTGATGTGGATGATGAACAACGCCCAGGGCGGCGGGAACCGCGTCCTGAACTTCGGCAAGTCGAAGGCGAAGCAGCTCAACAAGGACATGCCGAAGACGACCTTCGGCGACGTCGCGGGCGCTGACGAAGCGGTCGAAGAGCTGTACGAGATCAAGGACTTCCTGCAGAACCCGGCGCGCTACCAGGCGCTCGGCGCGAAGATCCCGAAGGGCGTCCTGCTCTACGGGCCGCCGGGTACCGGCAAGACGCTGCTCGCGCGTGCTGTCGCGGGCGAGGCGGGCGTGCCGTTCTACACGATCTCCGGTTCGGACTTCGTCGAGATGTTCGTCGGCGTCGGCGCGTCGCGCGTCCGCGACCTGTTCGAGCAGGCGAAGCAGAACGCGCCGTGCATCATCTTCGTGGACGAGATCGACGCGGTCGGCCGCCAGCGCGGCGCCGGCCTCGGCGGCGGCCACGACGAGCGCGAGCAGACGCTGAACCAGCTGCTGGTCGAGATGGACGGCTTTGACGCCCGCGGCGGCATCATCCTGATCGCGGCCACCAACCGTCCGGACATCCTCGACCCGGCGCTGCTGCGCCCTGGCCGGTTCGACCGGCAGATCCCGGTGTCCGCGCCGGACCTGCTCGGCCGCAAGGCGATCCTCGAGGTGCACGCCAAGGGCAAGCCGATCGCGCAGGGCACCGACCTGACCGGGCTGGCCAAGCGCACCGTCGGCATGTCCGGTGCGGACCTGGCCAACGTGCTGAACGAGGCCGCGCTGCTCACCGCCCGCGAGAACGGGCACGTGATCACCGACGTCGCGCTCGAGGAATCGGTCGACCGGGTGGTCGGCGGTCCTGCGCGCAAGAGCCGGATCATCTCCGAGAAGGAGAAGAAGATCACGGCCTACCACGAGGGCGGGCACGCGCTCGCCGCGTGGGCGATGCCGGACATCGAGCCGGTGTACAAGCTGACGATCCTGCCTCGCGGCCGTACCGGCGGGCACGCGCTGCTGGTGCCCGAGGACGACAAGCAGCTGATGACCCGGTCGGAGATGATCGGCCGGCTGGTCTTCGCGATGGGCGGCCGCACGGCCGAGGAGCTCGTCTTCCACGAGCCCACCACCGGTGCGTCTTCGGACATCGAGCAGGCGACGAAGATCGCCCGCGCGATGGTCACCGAATACGGCATGAGCGCGCGGCTGGGCGCGGTGAAGTACGGCCAGGAGCAGGGCGACCCGTTCCTCGGCCGGTCCGCCGGACGGCAGGCCGACTACTCGCTCGAGGTGGCGCACGAGATCGACGAGGAGGTGCGCAAGCTCATCGAGACCGCGCACACCGAGGCGTGGCACGTGCTCAACACCTACCGCGACGTGCTCGACAACCTGGTCATGGAGCTGCTGGAGAAGGAAACGCTGCAGCGCAAGGACCTCGAGCGGATCTTCGCGACCGTCGAGAAGCGCCCGCACATCACCGTCTTCAACGAGTTCGGCGAGCGCACGCCGTCGGACAAGCCGCCGATCAAGACCCCGGGCGAGCTGGCGATGGAGCGCGGCGAGCCGTGGCCCCCGCCCGCTCCGGAGAAGGAAAAGCCCGCTCTGCAGCCCGCCCCGACCCCGGTCGGCACGGCTCCGGGTGCCGGCGAGCTTCCCGGCGGCCCGCCGTACCAGGCTCCGGACCCGAACGCGAACCCGTACGCCCCGCCCGCCAACGGCGGCCGTCCGACCGGCGGGCCGAACGGTGCCGGCCGCTGGGGCCAGCCGTATGGTGGTCAGCAGCAGCCGGGCGGTCCGGCAGGCGGCGGCTACCAGCCCGGTGGCCCTGGCGGTGCGCAGAGCGGACCGCCGAACTACGGGGCGCCTCCGGGCTGGACCCCGGCGACGTCCCCGGGCGGCCAGCAGCCGTGGCGCCCCGCCGAAGACCGTCCGCGTGAGCAGGGCTGGTTCGCCGACGGCGCGAACGGCCAGCAGCCGGACGAGGGGCAGCATCGGCGTGACGTCGACGACGGAACAGACAAGCGGTAA
- a CDS encoding ESX secretion-associated protein EspG, producing the protein MHQEFFSPLAFDFLWESAELGELPYPLRVRSHGATENERVSLRHRVDTELKARGVRDSRGRLEPDVEDWLTLLARAPHSIDALHIPQFEAHPVALLAAGDERTGVVAIQDADGIWLRETQPDALVSTIVELLPGGPRGSEASVTLPLDEALHTQPIRVPVAAGGGQPEEKGGRRAKRQSLSERATVDPRETYGLIAGQPRLRGGQLAANSRSQLGHRQRSRVLGWFDTATGRYLSLSRAGSDGREWVTVAPADPATLRSRLGEMVASVAVEGR; encoded by the coding sequence ATGCACCAAGAGTTCTTCTCGCCGCTGGCATTCGACTTCCTGTGGGAGTCGGCCGAGCTGGGCGAGCTGCCCTACCCGCTGCGCGTGCGCTCGCACGGCGCGACCGAGAACGAGCGCGTGTCGCTGCGGCACCGGGTCGACACCGAGCTGAAAGCCCGCGGCGTCCGCGATTCCCGCGGCAGGCTCGAGCCGGACGTCGAAGACTGGCTGACGCTGCTCGCGCGCGCCCCGCACTCCATCGACGCGCTGCACATCCCGCAGTTCGAGGCGCATCCGGTCGCGCTGCTCGCCGCGGGCGACGAGCGCACCGGCGTGGTCGCGATCCAGGACGCGGACGGCATCTGGCTGCGCGAGACTCAGCCGGACGCGCTGGTGTCCACGATCGTCGAACTGCTGCCGGGTGGCCCGCGCGGCAGTGAGGCGTCGGTCACGCTTCCGCTGGACGAGGCGTTGCACACTCAGCCGATCCGGGTGCCGGTGGCCGCGGGCGGCGGTCAGCCCGAGGAAAAGGGCGGACGGCGGGCGAAACGCCAGTCGCTCAGCGAGCGCGCCACTGTCGACCCGCGCGAAACGTACGGGCTCATCGCGGGCCAGCCGCGGCTGCGCGGCGGTCAGCTCGCAGCGAACAGCCGATCCCAGCTGGGACACCGGCAGCGGTCCCGGGTTCTCGGCTGGTTCGACACCGCCACCGGACGGTATTTGAGCTTGTCGAGGGCGGGTTCGGACGGCCGCGAATGGGTCACCGTGGCCCCGGCGGACCCGGCGACGCTGCGGAGCAGGCTGGGTGAAATGGTGGCTTCAGTGGCGGTCGAGGGCCGATAG
- a CDS encoding ESX secretion-associated protein EspG, with amino-acid sequence MPNAELLAPIEVDFLWESAGMGELPYPLRIRSHGATMDERSALRTRTLGALADRGLADDRGRPAPHVEDYFGILASPDVSLDTVQLLDPNGEPLLAVAGSANGDGLFAVQDQRGLHLHPCAPDGLATAIISLLPGAPRGTEKSITVPLEQLVGASGVDFMQRRGNQVDASGRASVDEDRKALARLHAQQRLRGGQIGANARNRLGGRSRSTVLSWFDTETGRYFTQASQGHDGRDWITIAPADPATLRHRLGEMLAGVADQASAGAF; translated from the coding sequence ATGCCGAACGCGGAGCTGCTCGCGCCGATCGAGGTGGACTTCCTGTGGGAGTCGGCCGGGATGGGCGAGCTGCCGTATCCGCTGCGGATCCGTTCGCACGGCGCGACGATGGACGAGCGCTCGGCGCTGCGCACGCGCACGCTCGGCGCGCTCGCTGACCGGGGGCTCGCCGACGATCGCGGCAGGCCCGCCCCGCACGTCGAGGACTACTTCGGCATCCTCGCCTCGCCGGACGTCAGCCTCGACACCGTCCAGCTGCTCGACCCGAACGGCGAACCGCTGCTCGCGGTCGCGGGCAGCGCGAACGGCGACGGCCTGTTCGCCGTCCAGGACCAGCGCGGGCTGCACCTGCACCCGTGCGCGCCGGACGGACTGGCCACGGCGATCATTTCGCTTCTGCCGGGCGCTCCGCGCGGAACGGAAAAGTCGATCACCGTGCCGCTGGAGCAGCTGGTCGGCGCGTCCGGAGTGGATTTCATGCAGCGGCGCGGCAACCAGGTCGACGCCTCCGGCCGCGCGAGCGTCGACGAGGACCGCAAGGCACTCGCCCGGCTGCACGCCCAGCAGCGCCTGCGCGGCGGCCAGATCGGCGCGAACGCCCGCAACCGGCTCGGCGGGCGCAGCCGGTCGACGGTGCTGAGCTGGTTCGACACCGAAACCGGCCGGTACTTCACACAGGCCAGCCAGGGCCACGACGGACGCGACTGGATCACCATCGCCCCCGCCGACCCGGCGACGTTGCGGCACCGGCTCGGCGAAATGCTCGCCGGGGTGGCCGACCAGGCCAGCGCGGGCGCGTTCTGA
- a CDS encoding zinc-dependent metalloprotease, with protein sequence MVDWDRAAATGALLVRGGPQVARGEADRAVVDLRELTAEAEGHVRELTGLGLDLPLLPGTVVDRPGWVRSAASGLGVLTGRALPAAQGGPLGPILASGAGVQTGLLLAFLASRVLGQYDPFGGEENKGELLLVAPNVVAAERALKVPARDFRLWVCLHECTHRLQFTAVPWLRDYFADEVERLVSGLAESSTDGLAELVGRLPDALRNRGKGGGIAELLQSPKERSVFDRLLALSTLLEGHADYVMDAVGPQVVPSVEQIRARFTARRQGGGLFDRLLRAVLGLDAKIRQYEEGAKFTRHVVDAVGMDGFNKVWRSPNTLPTRAEIADPAAWVRRLHG encoded by the coding sequence ATGGTCGACTGGGACCGGGCAGCCGCCACCGGCGCGCTGCTGGTGCGCGGCGGCCCGCAGGTCGCGCGCGGCGAGGCCGATCGCGCGGTGGTCGACCTGCGGGAGCTGACCGCCGAGGCGGAGGGGCACGTCCGCGAGCTGACCGGCCTCGGCCTCGACCTGCCGCTGCTGCCCGGCACCGTGGTGGACCGGCCCGGCTGGGTCCGGTCCGCGGCGTCCGGTCTCGGCGTGCTCACCGGGCGCGCGCTGCCCGCGGCGCAAGGCGGTCCGCTCGGGCCGATCCTGGCGTCCGGCGCCGGCGTGCAGACCGGGTTGCTGCTCGCGTTCCTGGCGTCTCGCGTGCTCGGCCAGTACGACCCGTTCGGCGGCGAGGAGAACAAGGGCGAGCTGCTGCTCGTCGCGCCGAACGTGGTGGCCGCCGAACGCGCGCTGAAGGTGCCCGCGCGCGATTTCCGGCTGTGGGTCTGCCTGCACGAGTGCACGCACCGGCTGCAGTTCACCGCGGTGCCGTGGCTGCGCGACTACTTCGCCGACGAGGTCGAACGGCTCGTGTCCGGGCTCGCGGAGAGTTCCACCGACGGCCTGGCCGAACTGGTCGGCAGGCTGCCCGACGCGCTGCGCAACCGCGGCAAGGGCGGCGGCATCGCGGAGTTGCTGCAGTCGCCGAAGGAGCGTTCGGTTTTCGACCGGCTGCTGGCGTTGTCCACGCTGCTGGAAGGCCACGCGGACTACGTGATGGACGCGGTCGGTCCGCAGGTCGTGCCCAGCGTCGAACAGATCCGGGCGCGGTTCACCGCGCGTCGCCAGGGCGGCGGGCTTTTCGACCGGTTGCTGCGGGCGGTCCTCGGGCTCGACGCGAAGATCCGCCAGTACGAGGAAGGCGCGAAGTTCACGCGGCACGTGGTCGACGCGGTCGGGATGGACGGGTTCAACAAGGTTTGGCGCTCGCCGAACACGTTGCCGACCCGCGCCGAGATCGCCGACCCCGCGGCCTGGGTGCGGCGACTGCACGGGTGA
- the tilS gene encoding tRNA lysidine(34) synthetase TilS: MSALAAVRTAVRDFLATVAVPGEVCVAVSGGADSLALAEATAYVLRHRDVRTRALVVDHGLQADSAVVAAEAATVVKGVGIDVVEVHAVHVVGKGGPEAAARAARYHALREALPNGEGLVLLGHTQDDQAETVLLGLGRGSGPRSLAGMRPHDPPWGRPLLGITRAQTVAACAELGLEPWQDPHNADPRFTRVRLRTEALPLLEDVLSGGVAPALARTAAQLREDTEALDTLAARVHERAAREDDLDVAVLAAEPAALRRRVLRRWLLDSGVRELTDAHLRSVDALVARWRGQGGVWLPGNLEARRRRGRLSLAGPEPTTRGE, translated from the coding sequence GTGAGTGCGCTCGCCGCGGTCCGGACAGCGGTTCGCGATTTCCTCGCGACGGTCGCTGTTCCCGGCGAAGTGTGCGTCGCGGTGTCGGGCGGCGCGGACTCCCTAGCGCTCGCTGAAGCGACGGCGTACGTCCTTCGGCATCGAGACGTCCGTACGCGGGCTCTCGTCGTCGACCATGGCCTTCAGGCCGATTCAGCCGTCGTAGCCGCCGAAGCGGCGACTGTCGTGAAGGGCGTCGGCATCGACGTCGTCGAGGTGCACGCTGTGCACGTCGTAGGCAAAGGCGGTCCCGAAGCAGCCGCGCGCGCTGCGAGGTACCACGCGCTTCGCGAAGCGTTGCCAAACGGCGAAGGGCTCGTATTGCTCGGTCACACTCAAGACGACCAAGCCGAGACGGTGCTGCTCGGTCTAGGCCGTGGCTCCGGACCGCGGTCGCTGGCCGGAATGCGTCCGCACGATCCGCCGTGGGGCCGTCCGCTGCTTGGCATCACTCGCGCGCAAACCGTTGCGGCGTGTGCAGAACTCGGCCTAGAGCCGTGGCAAGACCCGCACAACGCCGATCCCCGCTTCACTCGTGTACGGCTGCGTACGGAAGCACTGCCACTCCTGGAGGACGTGCTGTCGGGTGGAGTCGCTCCAGCTTTAGCCCGTACGGCCGCACAGTTGCGCGAAGACACCGAGGCGTTGGACACACTCGCCGCGCGCGTCCACGAGCGCGCGGCCCGCGAAGACGACCTCGACGTAGCCGTGCTCGCGGCCGAGCCCGCTGCGCTGCGCAGACGGGTTCTCCGCAGGTGGCTGCTGGACTCCGGGGTCCGCGAGCTGACCGACGCGCACCTGCGGTCGGTCGACGCGCTCGTGGCCCGCTGGCGGGGGCAGGGCGGGGTCTGGCTGCCGGGCAACTTGGAGGCTCGACGGCGGCGTGGCAGGCTTTCGCTTGCCGGACCCGAACCCACCACCCGAGGGGAATGA